A genomic window from Yoonia rosea includes:
- a CDS encoding TrkH family potassium uptake protein, with protein MVDLRPVGYVIGLLVASLGLTMLVPLAIDLMAGNGHWFVFFESAVITIVTGGLIALACANGVSEGLSLRQTFLLTSLVWLMLPVFGALPFMLGAPDANFTDAFFEAMSGLTTTGATVFTGIENLPDGIKLWRGILQWLGGVGIIVVAMVFLPELRVGGMQIFRSEAFDTMGKILPRAGQIASRISVIYIILTISCALAYSVTGMVPFDAIVHAMTTVSTGGMANSDASFGLYGAGAHYVGAVFMVLAALPFVRYVQLIAGTAQPLWQDTQIHTFFWIVLVTVLLMTSWVWGREGVMSEIAFREALFNITSIISGTGYSSADYMTWGTFPVVLFFFIGLIGGCAGSTSCSVKVFRYQLVFAAIKSQIRQIHSPHGMFTPRYDGRPISEDVLNSVIAFLVAFILALGGTAVLLGLTGLDFITSVSGAAAAIANIGPGLGTEIGPAGNYANINDTAKWILAIAMFVGRLEIMVVLTILTIKFWRN; from the coding sequence ATGGTTGATTTACGCCCCGTGGGATATGTGATCGGTCTGCTGGTGGCATCGCTTGGCCTGACCATGCTGGTCCCATTGGCGATTGATCTAATGGCAGGCAACGGACATTGGTTTGTCTTCTTCGAAAGCGCGGTCATCACGATCGTGACCGGGGGCCTGATTGCGCTTGCCTGTGCAAATGGCGTGTCAGAAGGGCTAAGCCTGCGGCAAACCTTCCTGCTCACGTCGCTTGTCTGGCTTATGCTGCCTGTGTTCGGGGCGCTGCCCTTCATGCTTGGGGCGCCGGACGCAAATTTCACGGACGCCTTTTTTGAAGCGATGTCCGGCCTGACCACAACGGGGGCTACCGTTTTTACGGGAATCGAGAATCTGCCTGACGGGATCAAGCTTTGGCGCGGTATCCTGCAATGGCTGGGTGGGGTCGGGATCATCGTGGTCGCGATGGTCTTTCTGCCCGAACTGCGTGTGGGTGGGATGCAAATTTTCCGGTCAGAAGCCTTTGATACAATGGGGAAAATCCTGCCCCGCGCTGGCCAGATCGCAAGCCGGATTTCGGTGATCTATATTATTCTGACCATCAGCTGCGCGCTGGCCTATTCTGTGACCGGCATGGTGCCCTTTGATGCCATCGTACATGCGATGACCACGGTCTCGACAGGGGGAATGGCGAATTCGGATGCCTCTTTCGGGCTTTACGGTGCGGGCGCGCACTATGTGGGGGCGGTCTTCATGGTGCTCGCGGCATTGCCGTTTGTGCGCTACGTTCAATTGATCGCCGGCACAGCACAGCCGCTTTGGCAAGATACGCAGATTCATACGTTTTTCTGGATTGTTCTTGTCACCGTTCTGCTGATGACGTCGTGGGTCTGGGGACGTGAAGGGGTTATGTCAGAGATCGCTTTTCGTGAGGCGCTATTTAACATCACGTCAATCATTTCAGGGACCGGTTATTCCAGTGCCGATTATATGACATGGGGAACGTTCCCTGTCGTCCTGTTCTTCTTCATCGGCCTGATCGGGGGCTGTGCGGGCTCGACCTCTTGTTCTGTCAAAGTGTTCCGCTACCAGCTGGTTTTTGCCGCGATCAAAAGCCAGATCCGCCAAATCCATTCCCCACATGGTATGTTCACCCCACGCTATGACGGACGCCCGATCAGTGAGGATGTGCTGAACTCGGTGATTGCGTTTCTGGTGGCATTTATTCTTGCTTTGGGGGGCACTGCGGTGCTGCTGGGGCTGACTGGCCTCGACTTCATCACGTCGGTTTCGGGTGCTGCCGCAGCCATTGCCAATATTGGCCCGGGTCTCGGGACCGAGATCGGACCGGCAGGCAACTATGCAAACATCAACGATACCGCGAAATGGATATTGGCGATTGCCATGTTTGTGGGGCGCTTGGAAATCATGGTCGTGTTGACGATCCTGACGATCAAATTCTGGAGAAACTGA
- a CDS encoding thiamine pyrophosphate-binding protein, which translates to MTTRPLGAQISHMLKDRGVDTIFGIPGVHNQEMYRGIEEAGITHVLARHEQGAGFMADGYARATGKVGVAYVISGPGLCNIMTPMGQAYSDSVPMLVISSVLDETEAKRGQLHQMKDQEGAAATVCDWSVTARSAEASYQLIDRALTELSTGVLSPKHIQVPIAQLEANAAPAPERADEWPYRPEAAALQRISLIDRLNASKRPLFIFGGGAAYGVDRWMPHFQRLNAASFTTYAGRGIIPDDSPLHFGATLARAGSEAVIASADLVVAVGTRLSEVDLWRDHLGHTAPLVRIDLDPESLSDRHNADTRILADASAHLTESLIQLEGVKKTGWTAEEVRSTRARWRAELDAERPGILPVADALKEAVPADTMFFSDMTQFAYAAKEVYPMDRPGHWHHPYGFGTLGYALPAAIGGKIGVGDQPVIAILGDYGFQYTVQELAVAVELELTLPIIIWDNGKLGEIEDSMVRAQIAPNAVIQRNPNFLKLAEAYGAAATQPANLDAFKVAVQRALATKGPTVIRVMSDIALTSS; encoded by the coding sequence ATGACCACACGTCCGCTTGGCGCGCAAATCTCGCATATGCTGAAAGATCGCGGGGTGGATACCATTTTTGGCATTCCCGGTGTGCATAATCAGGAAATGTATCGCGGGATCGAAGAGGCGGGGATCACCCATGTGCTGGCGCGTCACGAACAGGGCGCTGGCTTTATGGCCGACGGTTATGCCCGTGCGACCGGCAAGGTGGGCGTGGCCTACGTGATTTCCGGGCCGGGGCTGTGCAACATCATGACACCGATGGGGCAGGCCTATTCCGACAGCGTGCCGATGCTGGTGATCTCGTCTGTACTGGATGAGACAGAGGCCAAACGCGGGCAATTGCACCAGATGAAAGATCAGGAAGGGGCGGCAGCGACCGTTTGCGACTGGTCGGTGACGGCGCGGTCGGCCGAGGCAAGCTATCAGTTGATCGACCGCGCACTGACCGAACTTTCGACCGGTGTGCTATCGCCCAAACACATTCAGGTCCCGATTGCGCAGCTCGAAGCCAATGCCGCCCCTGCGCCTGAGCGTGCGGATGAGTGGCCCTACCGCCCCGAAGCGGCAGCCCTGCAGCGAATTTCCCTGATCGACCGACTGAATGCGTCCAAGCGCCCGCTTTTTATTTTTGGCGGTGGTGCGGCGTATGGGGTGGACCGCTGGATGCCACACTTCCAGCGTTTGAACGCGGCCTCTTTTACCACCTACGCCGGACGCGGGATCATCCCCGATGACAGCCCGCTGCACTTTGGCGCAACGCTTGCCCGCGCCGGAAGCGAGGCTGTGATTGCTTCGGCTGATCTTGTCGTCGCTGTCGGCACGCGGCTGAGCGAGGTTGATCTGTGGCGCGATCATCTGGGACACACTGCGCCGCTCGTCCGGATTGATCTGGACCCAGAGAGCCTTTCAGATCGCCACAATGCCGACACCCGCATTCTGGCCGATGCCAGCGCGCATCTGACCGAAAGCCTGATCCAGCTGGAAGGCGTCAAAAAGACCGGATGGACCGCAGAAGAAGTCAGATCCACCCGTGCCAGATGGCGGGCCGAGCTTGATGCCGAACGGCCCGGCATATTGCCTGTCGCGGATGCGCTCAAAGAAGCGGTCCCTGCCGACACCATGTTTTTTTCCGATATGACCCAATTCGCCTATGCCGCCAAAGAGGTCTACCCGATGGACCGCCCCGGCCACTGGCACCACCCTTACGGTTTCGGCACGCTGGGCTATGCACTGCCTGCCGCGATTGGCGGCAAGATCGGGGTTGGCGACCAGCCGGTCATTGCCATTCTGGGCGACTATGGTTTCCAATATACCGTGCAGGAGCTGGCCGTGGCGGTTGAGTTGGAATTAACGCTGCCGATAATCATCTGGGACAACGGCAAGTTAGGTGAGATCGAGGACAGCATGGTGCGCGCCCAGATCGCGCCAAACGCGGTCATTCAGCGCAATCCCAATTTCCTTAAACTCGCAGAGGCCTACGGCGCCGCAGCAACCCAGCCTGCAAATCTGGACGCATTCAAGGTGGCCGTTCAGAGGGCCCTTGCAACCAAAGGCCCGACTGTCATTCGTGTGATGTCGGATATCGCGCTTACCAGCAGCTGA
- a CDS encoding serine protease, whose protein sequence is MQAQAQDRYWVQIEARQTLTEATERARFYARRFSDVEGYYLGRGFYGIVLGPYSESLARAELSRLLSSGQIPSDSYLQNGRRFEQQFWPIGGAQASTVSTAPDRAPELPALPQVDLTAPEETLGQARASEAALPREAREELQLALRWAGFYNSTIDGAFGRGTRSAMAAWQTAYNQEPTGVLTARQRAQLLLQYNAVIADLEMQLVRDETAGIQMQLPTAAVTFAEYQPPFAQYDGQGDLSAARVLMISQTGDAGRLRGLYEVLQVLDIMPTEGPRSLQGNSFTIEGLGDGIHSYATASLQDGEIKGFVLVWPAGDDRRRARVLDLMNASFARLDGTLDPNLVPASEDQAIDMIAGLSVRQPKLSRSGFYVSRDGLVLTTPEAVESCARITFDRETDAEVLATDPALGITLLRPLAALSPIEVAAFQPRTPRLKDPVAVAGYPFNGALNAPTLTFGTLEDIRDLTGDSRISRLSVATQPSNAGGPVLDQAGNVLGMLLTRAGDGGQALPADVQFALDAEMIIATLETLNITPVRGDAGPPLSAHALTEKAANVTVLVSCW, encoded by the coding sequence ATGCAGGCCCAGGCACAGGACCGCTATTGGGTACAGATCGAGGCGCGCCAGACACTGACCGAAGCGACCGAGCGCGCACGCTTTTACGCGCGGCGGTTCAGCGACGTTGAGGGGTATTATCTGGGACGCGGATTTTACGGCATTGTGCTGGGGCCCTATAGCGAAAGTCTTGCCCGCGCAGAGTTGTCCCGCTTGCTGAGCAGCGGACAAATCCCCTCTGACAGCTACCTGCAGAACGGACGCCGTTTCGAGCAGCAGTTCTGGCCCATCGGCGGCGCGCAAGCATCCACTGTGTCAACCGCACCGGACCGCGCGCCAGAGCTACCTGCCCTGCCTCAGGTGGACCTGACCGCACCCGAAGAAACACTCGGCCAGGCCCGCGCATCCGAGGCGGCTTTGCCACGCGAGGCACGCGAAGAACTGCAATTGGCGCTGCGGTGGGCCGGTTTTTACAATTCAACGATTGATGGCGCTTTCGGGCGCGGCACGCGCAGCGCGATGGCCGCTTGGCAAACTGCCTACAACCAAGAACCGACCGGTGTTTTAACAGCCCGCCAGCGTGCGCAGTTATTGTTGCAATACAATGCTGTGATCGCCGATCTGGAGATGCAGCTAGTCCGAGACGAGACAGCAGGCATTCAAATGCAGCTTCCCACTGCTGCGGTCACTTTCGCAGAGTATCAGCCACCCTTTGCCCAGTACGACGGTCAGGGTGATCTCTCGGCTGCGCGGGTGCTGATGATCTCGCAAACGGGTGATGCGGGACGGCTGAGAGGGCTTTACGAGGTCTTGCAGGTGCTTGACATCATGCCGACCGAGGGACCGCGCAGTTTACAGGGCAATAGCTTTACTATCGAAGGGCTCGGCGACGGTATCCATTCCTACGCCACAGCCAGCTTGCAGGACGGCGAGATCAAGGGCTTTGTGCTGGTCTGGCCCGCAGGTGACGACCGGCGTCGTGCGCGGGTGCTGGATTTGATGAATGCCAGTTTCGCACGGCTGGACGGCACGCTTGATCCCAATCTTGTGCCCGCCAGTGAGGATCAGGCCATTGACATGATTGCAGGGCTTTCGGTGCGGCAGCCGAAACTGTCACGGTCCGGGTTTTATGTGTCGCGCGATGGCCTCGTCCTGACCACTCCCGAAGCGGTAGAGAGTTGCGCGCGGATTACCTTTGACCGCGAGACGGATGCCGAAGTTCTGGCCACCGACCCGGCTCTTGGGATCACGCTCTTGCGCCCGCTTGCCGCCCTGTCCCCTATCGAGGTTGCAGCCTTCCAACCGCGGACACCGCGCCTGAAAGATCCGGTGGCAGTGGCGGGCTATCCTTTCAACGGCGCCCTGAATGCACCCACACTGACCTTTGGCACGCTGGAAGATATCCGTGACTTGACGGGTGATAGCCGCATCTCACGCCTCTCTGTCGCCACCCAGCCCAGCAACGCGGGCGGGCCAGTGCTGGATCAGGCCGGCAATGTGCTGGGCATGTTGCTGACGCGCGCTGGAGATGGCGGTCAGGCCTTGCCAGCAGATGTGCAATTCGCGCTGGATGCCGAGATGATCATCGCGACGCTTGAGACACTGAACATCACGCCTGTGCGCGGTGATGCTGGCCCTCCCCTGTCAGCCCATGCACTGACCGAAAAAGCCGCGAATGTCACCGTCTTGGTCAGCTGCTGGTAA